In Rhodamnia argentea isolate NSW1041297 chromosome 4, ASM2092103v1, whole genome shotgun sequence, the following proteins share a genomic window:
- the LOC115752591 gene encoding reticulon-like protein B21 has translation MDTRKRRSGVRNGVVAGSVWERRMRLDEVKGGIRVFGVFEDDDNNTTGDVPTAPSSVTLRKSEAVGKRRTWKSESIDSPIQIARELDESSKSLDEQVKEMSVSGDGIKKKKSPILGVKEKRELGISQERKSGPEAKEVSESVLGAEKVVSAELRKKNLEPFKDLCQSRHGGSEENCKEVGVCQERIISSTMSDVGQVKPAPKALVHDYDLHGNHDNDDGEEEFFEDEGLEGHCIDEKAETEFEKHSFDIKKIHTLEQKSNKVASGERIDNHFSEKHKPIRFDAGKRPSSTLNRNGVHRNTAYTPPSKPTSLGATKEPPAIPKSSIIHQHYAKQNLSSNEKGRSSETQEGWQILVDLVMWKYAYKSALAFAIGILLIISSSYAKHLHYSFISLVSYLSLIILAAIFLYRSLTSRGYVDIAAMRCECKEEEAMQLVKLVLPCFNEFLFMLRAVLSGDPLTTMKLAVLLFVLAKCGSSMTVGMMVKLGFFGAFIVPKLCFTYSQHLTAQGKFWIQLFRDSWGMCSHKKAIAAAAFLIFWSFSSIIGRAWGAFVAYIAFRYHEQTAGNSSAGDCRGAEFVKSGFAEATTQRYRPTVVEQRNQKKAS, from the exons ATGGATACCAGAAAGAGGAGGAGTGGAGTGAGAAATGGGGTGGTGGCAGGTTCAGTTTGGGAGAGGAGGATGAGGTTAGATGAAGTGAAAGGTGGGATCAGAGTCTTTGGTGTGTTCGAAGATGATGATAATAACACTACTGGTGATGTGCCCACCGCTCCCAGTTCAGTCACGTTGAGAAAGAGTGAAGCTGTGGGGAAGAGAAGGACATGGAAATCAGAGAGCATTGATAGCCCAATTCAGATTGCTAGGGAGCTCGATGAGTCGAGCAAGAGTCTTGATGAGCAGGTCAAGGAAATGAGCGTTTCAGGTGAtggaatcaagaaaaagaagagcccAATTCTGGGTgtgaaggaaaagagagagcttgGAATTTCTCAGGAGAGAAAATCGGGGCCTGAGGCAAAGGAGGTGAGTGAATCTGTTCTTGGTGCTGAAAAGGTTGTTTCAGCTGAACTGAGGAAGAAAAATTTGGAGCCTTTCAAGGATTTATGTCAATCTCGTCATGGGGGATCCGAGGAAAACTGCAAGGAGGTTGGGGTTTGTCAAGAGAGAATCATTTCAAGCACTATGAGCGATGTGGGTCAGGTCAAGCCTGCTCCAAAGGCACTAGTCCATGATTATGACCTTCATGGCAATCATGATAATGATGATGGGGAGGAAGAATTTTTCGAGGATGAGGGATTGGAGGGTCATTGCATTGATGAGAAAGCCGAGACTGAGTTTGAAAAACACAGCTTTGACATCAAGAAAATTCACACATTAGAGCAGAAATCCAACaaagtggcaagtggagagaGAATAGATAATCATTTCAGTGAAAAGCACAAACCAATTCGTTTTGATGCCGGGAAACGGCCTTCTTCTACATTGAACCGCAATGGAGTGCATAGGAATACTGCTTATACTCCTCCAAGTAAGCCCACATCTCTGGGTGCAACTAAAGAGCCTCCTGCTATCCCGAAATCCTCTATAATCCATCAACATTATGCCAAGCAGAATTTGT CATCCAATGAGAAAGGACGTTCCAGTGAGACACAGGAGGGATGGCAAATTTTGG tggaCTTGGTTATGTGGAAATATGCATATAAGTCAGCATTGGCCTTTGCAATTGGAATACTACTGATAATATCATCCTCCTATGCTAAGCATCTCCATTACAG CTTCATTTCTCTGGTTTCTTATCTGAGTCTCATCATTCTTGCTGCAATTTTTCTGTACAGATCCCTCACTAGCAG GGGTTATGTGGATATAGCCGCTATGAGATGTGAGTGTAAAGAGGAAGAGGCAATGCAGTTGGTGAAATTGGTGCTTCCTTGCTTCAACGAATTCTTGTTTATGCTCCGAGCTGTTCTCTCTGGAGACCCATTGACTACGATGAAG TTGGCAGTCCTGCTCTTTGTTCTGGCCAAATGTGGAAGCTCCATGACTGTAGGGATGATGGTCAAACTTG GATTTTTTGGAGCTTTCATTGTACCAAAACTCTGCTTTACATATTCCCAACATTTGACTGCACAAG GCAAATTTTGGATTCAATTGTTTCGAGATTCTTGGGGCATGTGCTCTCACAAGAAAGCCATAGCTGCTGCTgcatttttaatcttttggagCTTTTCTTCTATTATTGGAAGAGCTTGGGGAG CGTTCGTTGCATATATTGCCTTCAGATATCATGAGCAGACTGCCGGCAACAGCTCAGCGGGAGATTGTAGAGGAGCTGAGTTCGTCAAGAGCGGATTTGCAGAAGCGACAACGCAGAGGTACAGACCAACTGTGGTAgaacaaagaaatcaaaagaaggcGTCCTAG
- the LOC115752624 gene encoding BTB/POZ domain-containing protein At4g30940-like — protein sequence MMGVQRDRVRFNVGGKTFETTSTTLANAGRNSFFGALFDENWNLQPMNSNSELFIDRNPDCFAVLLDLLRTGELYIPPNVPEKLLCREAQFYGVLDHVRAAKWGQFDGNRLRLSRSITGPAPGDGTAIRAGPDGGCCVAHGSMVHVYDWIMEEHPPINLDFQRVNDAGWIDSESIVISACERLGTGDGGMGLFSSSAGELRSKFQVSHGDQIKSYTAGALAFSPDCKIFSSCKGRSNEYGVGVWDQITGKQIDFFYEMPGWSLGDADKLQWLNGYNCLLVATLFPRKDNCYISLLDFREKNMVWSWSDIGALTTFDEKRVRDAIAMEGSSSICVVNEYEDLGFMDLRSAAASVRWSSRSRLMSGKMSDEPCFPKLALHEGQLFSSMSDCISVFSGSDWVLTSRLRRGFGGSICDFSIGGDRLFALHSEKNVFDIWETPPTSVL from the coding sequence ATGATGGGAGTCCAGAGAGACAGGGTAAGATTCAATGTAGGCGGCAAGACATTCGAGACGACCTCCACGACCCTCGCCAACGCCGGCCGCAATTCCTTCTTCGGGGCGCTCTTCGATGAAAACTGGAACTTGCAACCCATGAATTCGAACTCCGAGCTCTTCATCGATAGGAACCCGGATTGCTTTGCCGTCCTCCTTGATCTTCTCCGCACCGGAGAGCTCTACATCCCTCCTAATGTGCCAGAGAAATTGTTGTGCAGGGAAGCTCAATTTTACGGAGTTCTTGATCATGTCCGTGCGGCGAAGTGGGGCCAATTCGATGGGAATCGGCTCCGGCTCTCGAGGTCAATCACCGGCCCAGCGCCTGGAGATGGGACGGCAATAAGGGCGGGGCCGGACGGCGGTTGCTGCGTGGCTCATGGTAGCATGGTACATGTTTATGATTGGATCATGGAAGAGCACCCACCGATCAATCTTGATTTCCAGAGGGTTAATGATGCCGGTTGGATTGATTCGGAGAGCATAGTGATCAGTGCTTGCGAGCGTTTGGGAACTGGGGATGGAGGGATGGGCTTGTTTAGCTCATCCGCAGGTGAATTGAGGTCCAAGTTTCAGGTGAGCCACGGCGACCAGATCAAGAGCTACACTGCTGGGGCTTTGGCCTTTAGCCCAGATTGCAAGATCTTCTCGAGCTGCAAAGGGAGGAGCAATGAGTACGGTGTGGGAGTTTGGGACCAGATCACAGGGAAACAGATTGATTTCTTCTATGAAATGCCCGGTTGGTCGCTTGGGGATGCTGATAAGCTGCAATGGTTAAATGGGTACAACTGTTTGTTAGTTGCCACGCTGTTTCCTCGAAAGGACAACTGTTACATCAGTTTGTTGGACTTTAGGGAGAAGAACATGGTGTGGTCTTGGTCGGACATTGGCGCGCTGACAACCTTTGACGAGAAGCGAGTTAGGGATGCGATTGCGATGGAGGGGAGCAGTTCGATTTGCGTGGTGAATGAGTACGAGGACTTGGGATTTATGGACTTGAGGAGCGCGGCCGCGAGTGTGAGGTGGAGCTCGAGAAGCCGGCTCATGAGCGGGAAGATGTCGGATGAGCCATGTTTCCCTAAATTGGCATTACATGAAGGGCAGCTATTTTCGTCCATGAGTGATTGCATTTCGGTTTTCAGCGGATCTGACTGGGTTCTGACTTCGAGGCTCCGGAGAGGTTTTGGAGGTTCCATTTGCGATTTTTCGATCGGTGGAGATCGGCTCTTCGCATTACATAGCGAGAAGAATGTGTTCGATATATGGGAGACTCCGCCTACATCAGTTCTATGA